The region ATGTCCTCGACCTGGCGCTGTTCACTGCACTGGCCCAGCCACACCTGCCCCGCGAGGAACTGCTGCTGATCGGCGACTGGAATGTCTGGGCCTTCGCCGTCGATGACCACTTCCTGACCTACAAGGCAGCCGCCGACGAACCGGGCGCACAGCGGTTCGTGGCACGGCTGACAGCCTGTATGCCGCTGGACTCCACTCCCGCACCGATGCCCAGGAACCCGGTTGAGCGCGCGCTCACCGACGTCTGGGCCCGAACCGTGCCCGCACTGCCGGCAAAGCCGCGCCACAAGCTTCGGGACGCGGCGCTCGACTTCGCCGCCGCCAACCTCTGGGAGCTGGCCAACACCCGGCGCGGCCGTATCCCAGACCCGGTCGAATATCTCCAGATGCGCCGCCGCACCGCCGGCACCCCCCTCTCCACCGTCTTGCCCTTGTACGCCCGCGGGCGAGACATCCCGGCGAAACTCCTCGCCCACCCGACCGTGCTGGCGCTCATCGAGGCCTTCGCCGACAACGTGGACTTGCGCAACGACCTCTACTCCTACCGCAAGGAGACGGAGCTGGAGGGGGATCGCAACAACGCCGTCCCGGTGTTCCAACACTTCCTGAGCTGCTCACTGCAAACCGCGGTAGACCACGTGGGCAATCTGATGAACGCCCGGTTGGACTGCTTCGACCGGCTCGTACGGGAGGAACTACCAAAGCTGGCCGACGAGTTCGGTCCGGATGCGTACGGGACGATGACGGCCTACGTCAACGATCTGAAGGACTGGACGGCCGGCGAGCACGCCTGGCACCCGCAGACCGGCCGGTACACCGTCAGCCTGCACTGACTATCTCTGCCAGTCGGCGGGTCCTCGTCCAGGAATCGGCCGATGTAGCGGATCGCCCAAATCTGCACGCCCATGCCGGTGCGCATCCGCACGACGCAGCGCGATCAGATCACGACCGTCATCGTCGAGAAGAATATCCGCTCCGGCTCCGGACGCGTGGGCACCCTGTGAACATTGCCTGCGGCATGCCGGGCGGGCAGTGGCGGTATGCACGGCGGATCCGGCGACGTGCCGCAGCCGCACAGGCCCCGGTGTCTTAGCTCAGACACCAGCCGCAAAGTAGCGGGGCGAACACGTGCGCGCCGCCGTGGCGGCCTGATGGTCGTGTTCACGGAGCATCCGCATGACGGTGGCGGGTGAGGGGTGCTGGCCCTTCTTCGTGCCAGTGGTGATGACGAGCCGCTTGGCGATGTCGCGGAGGCTCATCTCCTGGTCGCGCAGGTGGAGGGCCATGGACAGCATGGACTCGTCGGTGACGCCCGCGCCGCCGATGGTCTTGCCGCGCTTGCGGGCGGATTCGCGGCCTTCGAGGGTGCGGTCGCGGATGTACTCGCGCTCCATGCCGGACATCGCTGCGAGCACGGTGAACACGATGCCGGAGGGGTCGTGCGCGCCCTTGAGCTCTCCGGTGAGGAACTCCAGGCCGACGTCGCTGGCCTTCAGTTCCTCGGCGAGCATAGCGAGTTCGATGCCGCGGCCGAGGCGCTTGTGCTCGTTGACGACCAGGGTCACGGCGACGCCTGAGGAGCGGATCTCCCCGGCGAGCTTCACGGCGGCCTCCAGCTCGGGGCGCCGGGTGGCGCGGGTATCTTCTACGAGAAGACGCGCGCGCCATCCCGGCTTCGGCGAGGGAGTCGAACTGTACGTCGAGGGACTGCCGGGCGGTCGAGGCGCGGGCGTAGCCGAGGCGGACGTGCCCGACCGGTTCGGCGCCCGGCGTTCATCGGCCGGGGCAGCTCGGTCCACGTCGAACCCGGCTTGCGTACGGCGGGGGTCGGCACGCTGAGCGTCTTGGCGAGTTGGGGCACGAGGCGGAAGCGGGCGGTGTGGTACTGGATGGCCACCTTGCCCTTGCCCGTCCGACACGGGGAGCCTGCGGGGGCCAGCCCGCCAACAGCTCTTCCGGCGACCGCTCCTGTCGCACGTCCCGCCCCCTGTCGTCGACCTCCCGGGCATTCACCAGAACAGTCCAACGCGGCGTCCCATTGCCGGGAAACGGGCCTCAGAACCTACTGGCGGGTTACTTGTTCCCTGGTGTCCGGGCTAGGACTTCGGGGCCGATTTGATCGACCAGGCGTTCATCGACATGGCGGAGGGGCGGGGGCCTCCCCCTGAGTGGTGGACACGCTGATACTGGATCTGCTCGATCCGGAGGAAGCGAGAAGACCGCCGATGGCGATGAAGGACTACTCGGACGAGTTCAAGGCCGATGCCGTGGCCCTGTACGAGTCCACACCCGGGGCGACATACAAGAGCATCGCCGCTGACCTGGGCGTCAACCGGGCGACCCTGCGGGAGTGGGTACTGCGGGACCGCGAACGCCGTGGCATCACCGCCGCGGCTGCGAAGCCGGGCGCCCAGCCTCGGGAGGCGGCGCCGTCCGCTGATCCGAACGAGCGGGTGCGGCAGTGGAGGCCCGGGTGGCCGAGCTCGAGGCAAGTGAGCGCAAGCTCGCCACCGAGCGGGACATCCTCCGCAAGGCGGCCAAGTATTTCGCCGGGGAGACGAACTGGTGATGAGCCGCTTCCAGTTCGTTGACGACCATCGCAACACCTACGAGGTGAAGCGGCTCTGCCAGGTCCTGGACGTGAACCGGTCCAGCTACTACAAATGGCTCGCCGGCGCCGAGGCCCGGGCCACCCGGCAGCGGGAGGACCGGGTCCTGGCCGAGGAGATCCGCGAGGTCCACGGCGCATCCGGCGGCGCCTACGGCTCCCCGCGCGTGACGGCCGAGCTCCGCGAGAAAGGGCGGCGGGTCAACGAAAAGCGGATCGCCCGGATCATGCGGACGTTCTCCATCACCGGCATCCGCCTGCGCAGACGCGTGCGCACCACCGTCCCGGACCCGGCCACCTCACCGGTCCCGGACCTGTTCCAGCGGGACTTCACCGCCACCGAACCCGGCCTGAAATACATGGGCGACATCACCTATCTCCCCCTGAAAAACGGGGAGTTCCTCTATCTCGCGACCGTGCTGGACTGCTTCAGCCGCAAGGTCGTCGGCTGGTCCATCGCCGACCACATGCGCACCGGCCTGGTCGCCGACGCACTGCGGATGGCGGCCTCGACCCGAGGCGGCCTGGACGGTGCCGTGTTCCACTCCGACCACGGGGCCCAAGACGGCTCCCGGGCCTTCGCCGGCCTCTGCGACCAGTTCGGAGTGACCCGATCGATGGGCGCGGTCGGCACCAGCGCCGACAACGCGGCCTGCGAAAGCTTCCACGCCTCCCTGAAACGCGAGACCCTCCAGGGCACCCACGACTACGGTGACGCCCGCACCTGCCGCAGAACCGTCTTCGCCTGGCTGACCCGCTACAACACCCGCCGCCGGCACTCCGCCAACGGCCACCTCAGCCCCAACGAATACGAACGCCGACACCACACCGCTAAACTCACGCTCGCCGCGTGATCAATAACCGCGTGCCCACCTTCACGGGGGAAGGCCCGTACGAGCGTGTCATGCTCACCATGCAACGAGCCGATGGGCCGGCCGCTGGGCACTCCATGGGTAGCTGGCCTGCTCGCCGACATGCTGGTCACCAAGCACGCCCTTGACCCCTCGACGGTGGCAGCGCACTTCACCCGGTCGGCCGCAGTAAGGGGAATTCGCCAGCCAACCGATCCGGGCGACGCGAAAAGCTCAGCATCCGGGCTTGTGCTTCATCCAGATAGCGAAAGGCTGGACGAGAATCCTGGTATCCGGCACGCTTCACC is a window of Streptomyces agglomeratus DNA encoding:
- a CDS encoding terpene synthase family protein, which encodes MIRQHPAPLGISTGLPGGLGASAAHVAAALANAGGALRPPVFAMPYPARLNPYVDAARERAAVWAGQTGLTGPGGVWSQEHFDVLDLALFTALAQPHLPREELLLIGDWNVWAFAVDDHFLTYKAAADEPGAQRFVARLTACMPLDSTPAPMPRNPVERALTDVWARTVPALPAKPRHKLRDAALDFAAANLWELANTRRGRIPDPVEYLQMRRRTAGTPLSTVLPLYARGRDIPAKLLAHPTVLALIEAFADNVDLRNDLYSYRKETELEGDRNNAVPVFQHFLSCSLQTAVDHVGNLMNARLDCFDRLVREELPKLADEFGPDAYGTMTAYVNDLKDWTAGEHAWHPQTGRYTVSLH
- a CDS encoding recombinase family protein produces the protein MKLAGEIRSSGVAVTLVVNEHKRLGRGIELAMLAEELKASDVGLEFLTGELKGAHDPSGIVFTVLAAMSGMEREYIRDRTLEGRESARKRGKTIGGAGVTDESMLSMALHLRDQEMSLRDIAKRLVITTGTKKGQHPSPATVMRMLREHDHQAATAARTCSPRYFAAGV